The stretch of DNA TAACGATTTAAATATGGCAGCTAACTTATTTTTCAAGGTATTAGCTGAACATCCAGATATCTTTTACTGCACTAATTCTATAAGCTACAGTTATTCTCTGAACTATAATAATCAAATTGTTGGCTATTCTTTATTAGTGAAATATGCTTATGATACTCCTACTATTAATACTATGAAAGTTGAGCTTAATGATAAGGTATCTTATATTAAAAACAATTTAATAAATGATTCTTATAGTGAATTAAAAAAAGAATTTATAGTTCATGATTATTTAACTCAAAATTGTACTTATGATGCAGAAAATCTTAGTAAAAATACTGTTCCTGCAATTTCACATACTGCTTATGGTGCTTTAGTTAATAAAGTTGCTGTTTGTGATGGTTACTCTAAAGCTGCTAAACTTTTATTAAATGAATGTGGTGTTGAATGTGGTGTTATTGTAAGTGATCAAATGCATCATGCTTGGAACTATGTAAAAATCGATGGAGAATATTATCAATTAGATATAACTTGGGACGATCCAGTTCCTGAAAGTAATAGACTTAACTATTCTTATTTCAACCTTACAAATGCAGAAATGGCTAAATCTCACCAGTGGGTTCAATCCGATTACCCTGTTGGGACAAGTTCTCGATTTGGCTATTTAAGAACTACTCCATCTTATCAACTTACAAGACTAGATGATAGATTATATTATGTTAATAGTAAAAAATTATTATCTAGCAATTTAGAAGGTGAAGATATTAAAACAGAAGTTTCAAAATTCACTGGAAGTAATCTAGTTGGATATGATAATTACATCTACTCAACTTCTTATACTTGGTTTGTACCAGCACCTGAACCTACATATAAAATATCTAAATTAAATTTAAAAGATAATACTTCTGAAGATGTATTTACTTTTGATGGTAGATTCTCAACTATGTATCTTAAGGATAATAAACTTAATGTAGAATATACTTCTAATGGAGTTAATAGTACAAAGCTTATTGATCTTCCTGAAGCTATAGTAAAAGATGTTAGAGATCTTAATAATGATGGTGAAGTTGATGTTTTAGATTTATCTCTTGTTGCTAGTAAATATAATTTATCTTCAAGCGATAATGACTTTAAAGCTGAATATGATTTAAACAATAATGCTTTTATAGATATATTTGACTTAGTACCTATATCTAAAGCTATGCAATAAAAAGGACAAGCTCTAAGCTTGTCTTTTTATTTAATTTCCTTTGAAATCATAACTAAGTCGAAAATATCTACTATTCCATCTTTATTTAAGTCAAAATTATCATTCCAATCTTCTTCGTTTTCCGTTGAATTATACTTAACTCCTAAAGCGGCTATATCGTGTATATCTATATTTTTATCTTTATTTATATCTTCTATTTTATGTAAATTACCATTAAAAGTTATAGGTTGAACAACTTCCCCTGAGAAAATACATTTTTCATCAGGTATGTTTCTTTCTTCCCTATCTTTAATTTCTATGTTTATTTCTTCTTCAAAAGAAAATTTTAATTCTTGTATATTATTATCATTTACATTGTTTACCATAATAGCAGTATTTGTTCCATTAGCTATACCACTATTTGATATGTCTTTAAATTTACCTTTGTCCTTAAAGAAACCTACAGGCTTCTTTATTACTAATTTCCCATTAGCTTCTACATTTTTTAAAGTTATCTTTTGATTAACTGCTGAAACGTACTCTAATTCTTTTAAATTACTTAATGGAGTTAAATCACTTATCTTATTATTATCTAAGCTTACCCCACCTAAATATTGACATCTCTTTAATACAGATATATCTTCTATTTGATTATTATCAGCATAAAATGCTTTTAAATTCTCTTTTCCTTTTAAAGGTGTTAAATCACTTATCATATTATTTTCCATAAGTAAATATGAAAGATTATTAATATTAGTTAGCGCCTTTATATCTTTTATTTTATTCATATTGATAAATAAGTCACGTAACTTTGTTAAGTTTTCAAGAGGCTTTATATCCTCTATTTGATTTAGATTTATAGCTAATTGCCTTAATTCTTTTAAGCTACCTAATGGAGTTATATCTGTTAACTTATTACCTTGTAGTTCTAATGTTGTTAATGAAGTACAATATTGTATTCCATCTAAGTCAGATATATCTGAAAAATTCAAATATAACTCTGTCATTTTTGATAATTCACGTCTTGTTAACTCTCCATCTAAGTTTCTACGTAAATATTTATTTATAGCGCGCTTTAAATTAACATCCTTAAATTGTACATATCCTTCTCTTGAAATAGCATTATATTCTGGTATTTTAACCTCTACTTCTTCTGCTAACACCTTTACTGTTGGTAACATAAAAGAACTTCCTATTGCTAATGCAATCATTCCTGCTATTAATTTTTTTTTCATATAATACTCCTCCTATATTATAATTTATATTTATATTGACTTTGAAACTATAACTAGATCAAATATGTCAATTATTCCATCTTTGTTTAAGTCACAATCTTCATTCCAATTTTCATCTATGTCTTTTTTATTGTAATGTATTCCTA from Clostridium chauvoei encodes:
- a CDS encoding transglutaminase domain-containing protein → MIKIKNLSKILTFTLFLNFLVLTIPTFAEELEVHTGTLVMDEYQTFNGEVTMDNLYSNNAVDELIKTAIYNGLKNVQPTIDLSRYCMYMNNDLNMAANLFFKVLAEHPDIFYCTNSISYSYSLNYNNQIVGYSLLVKYAYDTPTINTMKVELNDKVSYIKNNLINDSYSELKKEFIVHDYLTQNCTYDAENLSKNTVPAISHTAYGALVNKVAVCDGYSKAAKLLLNECGVECGVIVSDQMHHAWNYVKIDGEYYQLDITWDDPVPESNRLNYSYFNLTNAEMAKSHQWVQSDYPVGTSSRFGYLRTTPSYQLTRLDDRLYYVNSKKLLSSNLEGEDIKTEVSKFTGSNLVGYDNYIYSTSYTWFVPAPEPTYKISKLNLKDNTSEDVFTFDGRFSTMYLKDNKLNVEYTSNGVNSTKLIDLPEAIVKDVRDLNNDGEVDVLDLSLVASKYNLSSSDNDFKAEYDLNNNAFIDIFDLVPISKAMQ
- a CDS encoding leucine-rich repeat domain-containing protein is translated as MKKKLIAGMIALAIGSSFMLPTVKVLAEEVEVKIPEYNAISREGYVQFKDVNLKRAINKYLRRNLDGELTRRELSKMTELYLNFSDISDLDGIQYCTSLTTLELQGNKLTDITPLGSLKELRQLAINLNQIEDIKPLENLTKLRDLFINMNKIKDIKALTNINNLSYLLMENNMISDLTPLKGKENLKAFYADNNQIEDISVLKRCQYLGGVSLDNNKISDLTPLSNLKELEYVSAVNQKITLKNVEANGKLVIKKPVGFFKDKGKFKDISNSGIANGTNTAIMVNNVNDNNIQELKFSFEEEINIEIKDREERNIPDEKCIFSGEVVQPITFNGNLHKIEDINKDKNIDIHDIAALGVKYNSTENEEDWNDNFDLNKDGIVDIFDLVMISKEIK